A window of the Helianthus annuus cultivar XRQ/B chromosome 4, HanXRQr2.0-SUNRISE, whole genome shotgun sequence genome harbors these coding sequences:
- the LOC110936530 gene encoding uncharacterized protein LOC110936530, whose protein sequence is MAVVLSASFYLHRQSPKFCFSHRTSSNLNLADGGRQILFKYHRFRCFKQENSDTTSNIDNSERRDEVVDVILGSQEAKTTATKSSLLAQLAILLGIAATVTLLSICLNQGPTSGIQILAKGASTSAVPSLGFSFNAFGYKIILPEYTPGWVYFWLLMAAGCGLFISEEALNIWVGISLARMLSLDGTGQSFVESLSKSAPHILSTVLWVYWGVCISDMIPFYLGRLFKKSGASDDVYSKLGISKDKAVSLTRTVQRYGNLIGFVERFSLGVRNPTSFFAGALDISPECFFAGVCCGGLITLPIQLGIGFLLRERPVFALATVATVVGIWTMFPYAVAASTALFLYLRQRYSS, encoded by the exons AGTCGTTCTTTCTGCATCTTTCTACCTCCACAGACAGTCGCCCAAGTTTTGCTTCAGTCATCGCACAAGCAGCAATCTTAATTTGGCTGATGGTGGTAGGCAAATTTTGTTCAAATATCATCG TTTTAGATGCTTTAAGCAAGAGAATTCTGACACTACAAGCAACATAGATAACTCTGAGAGACGAGATGAAGTCGTTGATGTCATACTTGGGAGTCAAGAAGCGAAAACCACTGCTACAAAGAGTTCCTTGCTGGCACAACTAGCAATACTCCTAGGTATAGCTGCAACAGTTACACTGTTGTCTATATGTCTCAATCAGGGGCCCACTTCTGGAATTCAAATATTGGCTAAGGGTGCATCTACTTCTGCTGTACCCAGTCTCGGTTTTTCTTTCAATGCTTTCGGATACAAAATCATACTTCCAGAATACACTCCAGG ATGGGTCTATTTTTGGCTGCTAATGGCTGCTGGATGTGGACTTTTCATCAGTGAAGAGGCTTTGAATATATGG GTTGGCATTTCCTTAGCACGGATGTTGTCATTAGACGGGACGGGTCAGTCTTTTGTTGAATCATTATCTAAAAGTGCCCCACATATATTATCAACTGTTTTGTGGGTATACTG GGGAGTTTGTATTAGTGATATGATACCATTTTACCTTGGGAGGCTTTTTAAGAAATCCGGTGCATCTGATGACGTTTATTCAAAG CTAGGAATTAGCAAAGACAAAGCGGTAAGCCTTACTCGCACTGTTCAAAGATATGGGAATCTCATCGGTTTTG TTGAACGGTTTTCTCTTGGAGTGAGAAATCCGACATCTTTCTTTGCTGGGGCACTG GATATATCTCCCGAGTGTTTCTTTGCTGGAGTTTGCTGTGGTGGCTTGATTACTCTTCCAATTCAG CTGGGAATCGGTTTCTTACTGAGAGAACGCCCAGTGTTCGCCCTAGCCACTGTTGCCACAGTAGTG GGAATATGGACCATGTTCCCGTATGCTGTAGCCGCTTCGACAGCATTGTTCTTATACCTGCGACAACGCTACTCTAGTTAA